From a region of the Haematobia irritans isolate KBUSLIRL chromosome 4, ASM5000362v1, whole genome shotgun sequence genome:
- the nebu gene encoding solute carrier family 2 member nebulosa isoform X1 encodes MSSTSSESNLKHNGATLATEESSHLLEKAAAGEKYGSQKADQDSLLDNMVLGSTESPSRTFPQYVAALSAAGGAFAAGSLLGWTSPAQTPLTNGDYGFPVSESAFSWIGSAMTLGAACVCIPIGFLINFIGRKLTMLLLVLPFTLGWALLIWAQNVEMMYAARFILGISGGAFCVTAPMYTGEIAHKDIRGTLGSFFQLMITAGILFVYAIGAGLNVFWMSIVCGILPLVFGAIFVFMPESPTYLVSKNKNDSAVKSIQWLRGEEYDYKMEIEELKETERKIKENPVSIGSALMRPVTIKALCISLGLMFFQQLCGINAVIFYSTDIFRDAETGIDANLSTILVGVMQVIATFVSVLVVDKLGRRLLLLASASVMALSTVAMGVYFYMKEKDASSVESLGWLPVCSLCVFIIMFSIGFGPVPWLMMGELFASDIKGVAGSIAGTSNWVLAFIVTKTFVNLKEALGSGETFWLFAGITVIGAIFVFVFVPETKGKSLNEIQDELAGKRSNQTTGNAL; translated from the exons gatCAGGATTCTTTGCTCGACAACATGGTTCTAGGGTCCACGGAATCACCATCCAGAACCTTTCCCCAGTATGTAGCTGCTCTATCAGCCGCTGGCGGTGCTTTTGCCGCTGGATCTTTACTTGGCTGGACATCACCAGCTCAGACACCACTGACGAATGGTGATTATGGATTTCCTGTGAGCGAATCGGCATTCTCTTGGATAGGATCTGCCATGACATTGGGTGCAGCTTGTGTTTGTATCCCCATCGGGTTCCTCATCAACTTTATTGGCCGCAAATTAACCATGTTGCTATTGGTATTACCCTTCACTTTGGGCTGGGCCTTACTGATTTGggcccaaaatgttgaaatgaTGTATGCGGCTCGTTTCATCTTGGGTATCTCAGGTGGTGCTTTTTGTGTTACTGCTCCCATGTACACGGGCGAAATTGCCCATAAGGATATACGAGGTACATTGGGTAGTTTCTTCCAATTGATGATCACGGCTGGTATTCTATTTGTTTATGCCATTGGAGCTGGACTCAATGTCTTTTGGATGAGTATTGTTTGTGGCATCTTACCATTGGTTTTTGGTGCCATATTTGTTTTCATGCCTGAATCTCCAACCTATTTG GTTTCTAAAAATAAGAATGATAGTGCTGTTAAATCCATCCAATGGTTACGTGGTGAAGAATACGATTATAAAATGGAAATTGAGGAACTTAAGGAAACTGAACGTAAAATCAAAGAAAACCCTGTTTCCATTGGTAGCGCCCTAATGCGTCCAGTTACAATTAAGGCTTTGTGCATTAGTTTGGGTCTTATGTTCTTCCAGCAATTGTGCGGTATTAATGCTGTTATCTTCTATTCCACCGATATATTCCGG GATGCTGAAACCGGAATTGATGCCAATCTCTCAACCATTCTAGTTGGTGTTATGCAAGTGATAGCTACTTTTGTCTCAGTCCTCGTGGTTGATAAATTGGGTCGTCGTCTTTTACTCTTGGCCTCTGCTTCGGTCATGGCCCTTTCAACCGTTGCCATGGGTGTATACTTCTATATGAAAGAGAAAGATGCCAGCTCTGTGGAAAGTCTTGGTTGGTTACCAGTTTGCAGTTTGTGTGTCTTCATTATTATGTTCTCGATTGGTTTTGGCCCAGTACCATGGTTGATGATGGGCGAATTGTTTGCTTCCGATATTAAAGGTGTGGCTGGATCCATTGCCGGAACATCAAATTGGGTTTTGGCCTTCATTGTTaccaaaacttttgtcaatctcAAAGAAGCCTTGGGTAGTGGAGAAACATTTTGGCTATTTGCTGGTATTACCGTAATTGGAGCTATCTTTGTGTTTGTCTTTGTCCCAGAGACCAAGGGCAAGAGTCTAAATGAAATTCAAGATGAATTGGCTGGAAAAAGATCCAATCAAACAACGGGAAATGCCctttaa
- the nebu gene encoding solute carrier family 2 member nebulosa isoform X2, whose protein sequence is MVLGSTESPSRTFPQYVAALSAAGGAFAAGSLLGWTSPAQTPLTNGDYGFPVSESAFSWIGSAMTLGAACVCIPIGFLINFIGRKLTMLLLVLPFTLGWALLIWAQNVEMMYAARFILGISGGAFCVTAPMYTGEIAHKDIRGTLGSFFQLMITAGILFVYAIGAGLNVFWMSIVCGILPLVFGAIFVFMPESPTYLVSKNKNDSAVKSIQWLRGEEYDYKMEIEELKETERKIKENPVSIGSALMRPVTIKALCISLGLMFFQQLCGINAVIFYSTDIFRDAETGIDANLSTILVGVMQVIATFVSVLVVDKLGRRLLLLASASVMALSTVAMGVYFYMKEKDASSVESLGWLPVCSLCVFIIMFSIGFGPVPWLMMGELFASDIKGVAGSIAGTSNWVLAFIVTKTFVNLKEALGSGETFWLFAGITVIGAIFVFVFVPETKGKSLNEIQDELAGKRSNQTTGNAL, encoded by the exons ATGGTTCTAGGGTCCACGGAATCACCATCCAGAACCTTTCCCCAGTATGTAGCTGCTCTATCAGCCGCTGGCGGTGCTTTTGCCGCTGGATCTTTACTTGGCTGGACATCACCAGCTCAGACACCACTGACGAATGGTGATTATGGATTTCCTGTGAGCGAATCGGCATTCTCTTGGATAGGATCTGCCATGACATTGGGTGCAGCTTGTGTTTGTATCCCCATCGGGTTCCTCATCAACTTTATTGGCCGCAAATTAACCATGTTGCTATTGGTATTACCCTTCACTTTGGGCTGGGCCTTACTGATTTGggcccaaaatgttgaaatgaTGTATGCGGCTCGTTTCATCTTGGGTATCTCAGGTGGTGCTTTTTGTGTTACTGCTCCCATGTACACGGGCGAAATTGCCCATAAGGATATACGAGGTACATTGGGTAGTTTCTTCCAATTGATGATCACGGCTGGTATTCTATTTGTTTATGCCATTGGAGCTGGACTCAATGTCTTTTGGATGAGTATTGTTTGTGGCATCTTACCATTGGTTTTTGGTGCCATATTTGTTTTCATGCCTGAATCTCCAACCTATTTG GTTTCTAAAAATAAGAATGATAGTGCTGTTAAATCCATCCAATGGTTACGTGGTGAAGAATACGATTATAAAATGGAAATTGAGGAACTTAAGGAAACTGAACGTAAAATCAAAGAAAACCCTGTTTCCATTGGTAGCGCCCTAATGCGTCCAGTTACAATTAAGGCTTTGTGCATTAGTTTGGGTCTTATGTTCTTCCAGCAATTGTGCGGTATTAATGCTGTTATCTTCTATTCCACCGATATATTCCGG GATGCTGAAACCGGAATTGATGCCAATCTCTCAACCATTCTAGTTGGTGTTATGCAAGTGATAGCTACTTTTGTCTCAGTCCTCGTGGTTGATAAATTGGGTCGTCGTCTTTTACTCTTGGCCTCTGCTTCGGTCATGGCCCTTTCAACCGTTGCCATGGGTGTATACTTCTATATGAAAGAGAAAGATGCCAGCTCTGTGGAAAGTCTTGGTTGGTTACCAGTTTGCAGTTTGTGTGTCTTCATTATTATGTTCTCGATTGGTTTTGGCCCAGTACCATGGTTGATGATGGGCGAATTGTTTGCTTCCGATATTAAAGGTGTGGCTGGATCCATTGCCGGAACATCAAATTGGGTTTTGGCCTTCATTGTTaccaaaacttttgtcaatctcAAAGAAGCCTTGGGTAGTGGAGAAACATTTTGGCTATTTGCTGGTATTACCGTAATTGGAGCTATCTTTGTGTTTGTCTTTGTCCCAGAGACCAAGGGCAAGAGTCTAAATGAAATTCAAGATGAATTGGCTGGAAAAAGATCCAATCAAACAACGGGAAATGCCctttaa